The Rissa tridactyla isolate bRisTri1 chromosome 6, bRisTri1.patW.cur.20221130, whole genome shotgun sequence genome includes a region encoding these proteins:
- the TMEM72 gene encoding transmembrane protein 72 isoform X2 — MGHKGLWSALEYTCRLLGISTAAVLIGVGVETLQRGQFKSLAFYLLYEPNSLAQACWKRARRPGSFQKFLGYTLLSVACFLHPVLVWHVTIPGSMLVLTALAYFLLSKRRKSPEHKETHPQVGQYVDPSATVAAPTIAGDTEQTYTFHGSQRDQHRSLLGHMKSILKGSKDRSPAPAAPAQPAAPLAPRKQVHFQEKVVQIIPSVSESLEDVESEAEETTSDTTPILTPPDAPVILSPLSSTGLF, encoded by the exons ATGGGGCACAAGGGGCTTTGGAGTGCCCTGGAATACACCTGCCGATTGCTGGGCATCTCCACCGCAGCAG TGCTGATCGGTGTGGGCGTAGAAACGCTGCAGCGAGGACAGTTCAAAAGCCTGGCTTTCTATCTGCT aTATGAGCCCAACTCCCTGGCACAGGCCTGCTGGAAGCGAGCTAGACGCCCGGGGAGCTTCCAGAAATTCCTGGGGTACACACTGCTATCGGTGGCTTGCTTCCTGCATCCCGTCCTTGTCTGGCACGTCACCATCCCTG GGTCCATGCTGGTGCTTACTGCCCTGGCCTATTTCTTGCTgagcaagaggaggaagagcccAGAGCACAAAGAGACACATCCTCAGGTGGGCCAGTACGTGGACCCTTCAGCCACCGTGGCAGCCCCAACCATCGCTGGTGACACTGAGCAGACCTACACCTTCCATGGGTCCCAGAGGGACCAGCACCGCTCGCTGCTGGGCCACATGAAGAGCATCCTAAAGGGCAGCAAGGACAggagcccagctccagcagctcctgcccaacCAGCGGCCCCATTGGCCCCACGCAAGCAAGTGCACTTCCAGGAGAAGGTGGTGCAGATCATTCCCTCTGTCAGCGAGAGCTTGGAGGACGTGGAGAGCGAGGCTGAAGAGACGACGTCGGACACAACACCCATCCTCACCCCTCCCGATGCCCCCGTCATCCTCTCTCCCCTCAGCTCCACAGGCCTCTTCTGA
- the TMEM72 gene encoding transmembrane protein 72 isoform X1, with protein MGHKGLWSALEYTCRLLGISTAAVLIGVGVETLQRGQFKSLAFYLLFSGVAVTVCEGFFFISLFLEMCFTYEPNSLAQACWKRARRPGSFQKFLGYTLLSVACFLHPVLVWHVTIPGSMLVLTALAYFLLSKRRKSPEHKETHPQVGQYVDPSATVAAPTIAGDTEQTYTFHGSQRDQHRSLLGHMKSILKGSKDRSPAPAAPAQPAAPLAPRKQVHFQEKVVQIIPSVSESLEDVESEAEETTSDTTPILTPPDAPVILSPLSSTGLF; from the exons ATGGGGCACAAGGGGCTTTGGAGTGCCCTGGAATACACCTGCCGATTGCTGGGCATCTCCACCGCAGCAG TGCTGATCGGTGTGGGCGTAGAAACGCTGCAGCGAGGACAGTTCAAAAGCCTGGCTTTCTATCTGCT TTTTTCAGGGGTTGCAGTTACTGTCTGTGAAGGCTTCTTCTTTATCAGTTTGTTCCTGGAGATGTGCTTCAC aTATGAGCCCAACTCCCTGGCACAGGCCTGCTGGAAGCGAGCTAGACGCCCGGGGAGCTTCCAGAAATTCCTGGGGTACACACTGCTATCGGTGGCTTGCTTCCTGCATCCCGTCCTTGTCTGGCACGTCACCATCCCTG GGTCCATGCTGGTGCTTACTGCCCTGGCCTATTTCTTGCTgagcaagaggaggaagagcccAGAGCACAAAGAGACACATCCTCAGGTGGGCCAGTACGTGGACCCTTCAGCCACCGTGGCAGCCCCAACCATCGCTGGTGACACTGAGCAGACCTACACCTTCCATGGGTCCCAGAGGGACCAGCACCGCTCGCTGCTGGGCCACATGAAGAGCATCCTAAAGGGCAGCAAGGACAggagcccagctccagcagctcctgcccaacCAGCGGCCCCATTGGCCCCACGCAAGCAAGTGCACTTCCAGGAGAAGGTGGTGCAGATCATTCCCTCTGTCAGCGAGAGCTTGGAGGACGTGGAGAGCGAGGCTGAAGAGACGACGTCGGACACAACACCCATCCTCACCCCTCCCGATGCCCCCGTCATCCTCTCTCCCCTCAGCTCCACAGGCCTCTTCTGA